The following is a genomic window from Sciurus carolinensis chromosome 3, mSciCar1.2, whole genome shotgun sequence.
GGGAAGCTTCCAGCAGCGCAAAGTCGTTACCCACTTCTACGCCCTCCGAAGGGTGTTTTGCTCTTTCCAGCCTAGGCCCTCAGTCAACCAAGAAAAATTCACGTCCAGAATATCTTGGGAAGACTCCACCTTATTTTTTTGGAGCCCTTGCTGACCGCTGGAAGGGGGCCCATGTCCCTTTTCTGACCCCAGATTTCAGGGCCTTTCATTTCGGGGCCTTTTCTCATGCTCAGGCGAGGCACGCGTGAAGAGCTGGGATCTGGGGACCTTCACCCTGCCCTAGTCGGGGCAGCGGGGGGCCAACTTTCCAGCTCCAGTCAGCAGCAGCACGCCTCCCGAGGTTCCTAGGGGAAGCCAAACCGTACGAAGGCCCCATTCCGCTGGGCGCAGGACGGACAGGGGTTAGGGTCAGTGAGGGAGTGTGTGGCCAAATCTGCTTGTTTCCCGAAACGAAATCctcagaggaggaagcagagaggagggtgCGGGAGAAGGACTTGGAGGCGAGAGGTGGCGGCAGTTTCCAGGCGCTTTGACGTAGACTTGAAGAGGCGCCGAACACTCCCACTGCTTAAGAAGAGGCACGGTAGCAGTCAGGACGCGGAAGCTGGGGACAGTCACTCGCTCAGGGAGCAGCCCCAGCATTTCCTCTGCGCGCACTCGAGGGAACCCTCTCTGCGCATTCGAGGGAACACCGAGAGGGCAGAACAGGTGAGTGCGGAGGGGCGCTCTTCTGCGACCTGGGAGAAGAGCTGCAGAGTAAGGAGATGAGCGGGGCCAAAGTCAGAGCGGGGTCCTTGGCAGTTCCGTCCAGGCGGGGCGAGGCCGCGAGACCAGGTGCGGGGCTAAGACGCGCCAGGAGCAGCGTGGGGCTCAGATCAGGGCGCACCAAGGACCCCCGCCGTTAACGAACTTGGAGAGACACCTCTCCAGGCTCGGAAATCCTTTCTAAAGAAGGGACTCTAAAAGAGTCCAAATGAGCATTGTGACCTGAGCCGACGGGGAGTTCTGGACAACGCCAACTTCAGCACCCTGGACAGCGTCCCGCCCTTCGTCTTAAAAACTTGGCACTAATGGCTTAGGCTTAGATTCAgcctttgaagaaaaataacctCTGGAGATCCTGACTTTGCTATATTAGTTCAGAAAAgaacacaatatatatatattttttttttcgagtagagttaatatataaattatatagaaataaagagaaaaatttgaagtGTCTTGTATCTCAGTATACTCCTTCCAAATAGGAATGTGCATATTCGgagtttctgaaatatttaacagTATTTCATTATGTTCTGTTGCTGTGATGAagagaaatattccattttatggtataaaatgaatattttgatatgaaaatattCCGATAATTATTCCCATGAGGTGTACCTTGCTTACCTTCGTGATATTTACATCTAAAAGCTTTGGgaatataatacaaaattagAAGGGAGCTTTGtgtgcttcctttttcttctttatgttgaAGTTGTTTAAGCGTGATTACATTGTGCACAGACTGTGAGGATTCAGATAAACTATTTTGttggggaaaaggaaaatttattttaagagcataatttctcattgcACTTGTTTGAAGTGGTAACATAAGAACAAATTCAAGGTGATATGTAGCTGCCCCAATTTTATTGTAACAGGCATTGAGAGACAGAAAAGTTGAATGAGAGgcaaagaattttctttaaaatccttgatatttacaacaaaaatagagaaattaaaaatatttttattaaatttatatccAAATTGAGAACATTTTAGGTGTTTGTAAAATGTCCTTTGATTCTATTCTAATGGGttgaatatacatatacatatccttcagtttccaaatatatttatccATACTTTTAGCACctatcttgatttatttttattatattttataatttgaatgtctttttttaaaaaaaaaagccagtgtgAATAGGAAAGTATACaaggataaaaatatatttaaatttttacttccaTACAAATCTTAGATGACTAGGATTAAGATAATTAATTAAAGCCATGcagcaagatttttaaaaatttatataatattttttaaactgtactCTTCTGTACCAGGGAAAAACAGTTCACTTATTAAGCTAACAAGAGAACACATATTAGGAATATATTTTAGCCTAAATATCTCAATTTTATACTATCTGGCCTAGCAATGAGTCATTTTACATAGAATGACATGTGTGATATGGGAAGTAGGATAAGACTTTTCCTATTATGTGACAATGGTGTGTTTCCTTTTTTGGATCTAAGTTTCTTAAGGGCAcacttattttctcttctgagCAGAACAGGAACTGATGTATTTTCATCCTGTGCAGTTTCAGGACCATGGTTGATCCTGGGATCAGAAGAGGGATCCGTCATCCCTTGAGCTTCACCTGCTCCCTGCTCATTGTGGGAATGTGCTGTGTGTCTCCTTTCTTCTGTCATAGCCAGACAGACCTACTGGCTCTTAACCAAGCTGATCCTCAGTGCTGGGAATCCTCCTCAGTGCTCCTCCTGGAAATGCGAAAGCCTCCCATTTCCAACACTGTGTCGGGCTTCTGGGATTTTATGATCTACCTGAAGACATCTGAGAACTTGAAGCATGGAGCACTGTTTTGGGATCTGGCCCAACTCTTCTGGGACATCTATGTGGACTGTGTCCTCTCCAGGAACCATGGCTTAGGAAGGAGGCAGTTGTctgtaaaggaagagaaaatctcAGCAGCACAGTCACAGCACACAGGGGATAAACAAGGTGGTTAGTCCCAGCTCCGATATCTTTTGAAAGGGTCAATCAAGTATGAATGTGCTGAATGCCAGGAAGGGGAAAGTGGTTTAAAGGGACAAATGCCACATATATTCCTTTCAAGAACACAGAAgtgatagaaagatagatagcaCTTCCTTTTGCATTTAATAGTAACTATTTATATTATCATATTGTCATTACTCTCATAGCTCACATGAATATCAAGGAGAAAGAGTAAGAAAGACAAGTAAGCATGATTCTCCAAATTCAGTGCAAAGGTATAAATGTATGCCCCAAGATCAACACTATTTTATCATTAGCTGAAACATTGGCAGTAATAACTTGAGGTTTACTTGCTGTGGAATTGGGAAAACTTGAATATAAACCtggggaataaatatttgcagCACATGAATTCTTGCCCCTTTAAActtgaaaaacaaactaaaacattGCTTTCATATTAGTGGAGGGGCTCTTTGAAAGGTACTTAGTTGATTAAATTAATAGCAAAAAAATCAACTGGCATGCAGATTCCGTCCTTGCTTTTCGAATGAATTTCAAATAAGTAATTAACTGCTATCAAGTAATTAACTTTTAGGAACTtcccaaaagtttaaaaattttcagtgaagTAAATATTGCATTCAAATATTGTCTTCTTTAGAGGTATAGAAATAATATCCTTTATAAA
Proteins encoded in this region:
- the Fam237a gene encoding protein FAM237A, which encodes MVDPGIRRGIRHPLSFTCSLLIVGMCCVSPFFCHSQTDLLALNQADPQCWESSSVLLLEMRKPPISNTVSGFWDFMIYLKTSENLKHGALFWDLAQLFWDIYVDCVLSRNHGLGRRQLSVKEEKISAAQSQHTGDKQGAYSHLLRAPFLKKKELIEDWISMYVRRSGSRFTGKVNLEIKRK